A single Crateriforma conspicua DNA region contains:
- a CDS encoding cis-3-hydroxy-L-proline dehydratase: MKIACIRAYQVDLPLIEGSYNWSGGKSVSVFDSTIVAVETDDGTVGFGEVCPLGPAYLPAFAAGVRTGLREIGPRLIGCDPRELGALNLRMDSVLRGHPYVKSGIDIACWDLLGKTSGLPVCTLMGGRHGDAVRLYRAISQQSADEMAAKITRYRDEGYTRFQLKVGGDPDTDIERIHAARDILPASHRLIADANTGWTQHEAMRVVRATKNLDVYIEQPCETYEECLAIRRGTDHPFVLDENIDSLGMLLRAKSDLAMDVVNLKISKLGGLTKAKQARDLCVAMGIAMTLEDSWGGDIATAAIAHFAHSTPEAFRFTSTDFNSYVTVCTADGAPQRMSGWMKASDRPGLGIQPRMDVLGDPLLEIR, from the coding sequence ATGAAGATTGCATGCATCCGCGCCTATCAAGTCGATCTTCCCTTGATCGAAGGCTCATACAATTGGTCGGGCGGAAAGTCCGTTTCGGTGTTTGACAGCACCATCGTTGCGGTCGAAACGGACGACGGGACCGTGGGCTTTGGCGAAGTCTGTCCGTTGGGACCAGCTTACCTGCCCGCGTTTGCCGCAGGTGTGCGGACGGGGCTTCGCGAAATCGGTCCTCGCTTGATCGGATGCGACCCACGTGAACTCGGTGCGCTGAACCTGCGGATGGATTCGGTGTTGCGTGGGCACCCATATGTGAAATCAGGAATCGATATCGCTTGTTGGGATTTATTGGGCAAAACCAGTGGCTTGCCCGTTTGCACGCTGATGGGGGGACGCCATGGCGACGCGGTACGGTTGTACCGGGCCATTTCCCAACAGTCGGCTGACGAGATGGCGGCGAAGATCACGCGCTATCGCGACGAAGGATACACACGATTTCAGTTGAAGGTCGGTGGTGATCCCGACACCGACATCGAACGCATTCATGCGGCTCGTGATATCCTGCCCGCGTCGCATCGACTGATCGCTGATGCCAACACCGGTTGGACGCAGCATGAAGCGATGCGGGTGGTTCGGGCGACAAAGAACTTGGACGTCTATATCGAACAACCCTGCGAGACCTATGAGGAATGTTTGGCGATTCGACGTGGGACGGATCATCCGTTCGTGCTGGATGAAAACATTGACAGTCTTGGGATGCTGTTGCGCGCCAAATCTGATCTGGCAATGGACGTGGTGAATCTAAAAATCAGTAAGTTGGGTGGCCTTACCAAGGCAAAGCAGGCGAGAGATTTGTGCGTCGCGATGGGAATCGCAATGACTTTGGAAGACAGCTGGGGCGGAGACATTGCCACGGCCGCGATCGCGCACTTTGCCCACAGCACCCCCGAAGCCTTTCGATTCACCAGTACCGATTTCAACAGCTATGTCACCGTCTGTACCGCGGATGGAGCACCCCAGCGGATGAGTGGTTGGATGAAGGCGTCGGACCGACCTGGTTTGGGGATCCAGCCTCGGATGGATGTTCTGGGCGATCCTTTGCTGGAGATTCGCTGA
- a CDS encoding sulfatase family protein: MAHSTIPVSADAFVIRVDHLDRRSHATTLWWARIALAIVVVCIRGPVAIADEASRPNILVILADDLGYGDVGCYNPESNIPTPNIDALARRGIRMTDAHSPCTVCTPTRYSLMTGQMAFRIPNGGRVFSGAGGPSLIASDRLTLPGMLQQNGYATACFGKWHIGLTFYDEQGEPIHRGGLPDVQRIDYSRRIDGGPIDCGFDQFFGTACCPTTDWLYAFIDGDRIPTPPTGLLDRSTLPKHPYANDNRRGMQAPDFDLETVDLVFLEKSRQFLHDHVRRHPDQPFFLLHSTQAVHLPSFPAPAFQGQTDPGPHGDFIAQLDHIVGELTDTLDELGIAENTLLIFTSDNGPEVPTVFHMRNDHQHDGARPWRGVKRDNWEGGHRVPFIATWPGSIRPGTTSDALISLCDVFATAAKTLDVDLPDDAAEDSYSLIPVFQERLSGPLRPYLLQQGFGGTRWLAIRQGKWKYLDHKGSGGNNYEKHRQLKLFALPDHAPDTPGQLYDLEADPGETFNLVEQHPDVAARLRDQLHESVQSGRSRPAKTANSSAQ; the protein is encoded by the coding sequence ATGGCTCACTCAACAATCCCGGTTTCCGCCGACGCGTTTGTCATCCGCGTTGACCATCTTGACCGACGATCCCACGCAACGACGCTCTGGTGGGCACGGATTGCCTTGGCGATTGTCGTTGTCTGCATCCGGGGACCTGTCGCCATTGCAGATGAAGCTTCGCGTCCAAACATTCTGGTCATCCTGGCCGATGACTTGGGATACGGTGATGTCGGCTGTTACAACCCAGAATCGAACATCCCGACGCCGAACATCGATGCGTTGGCCCGCCGCGGCATCAGGATGACCGATGCCCATAGCCCATGCACGGTTTGCACGCCGACTCGATACAGCTTGATGACCGGCCAAATGGCATTCCGAATTCCCAATGGCGGACGTGTCTTCAGCGGCGCAGGTGGTCCGTCTCTGATTGCAAGTGATCGTTTGACCTTACCCGGCATGCTTCAACAAAACGGTTATGCCACCGCCTGTTTTGGAAAATGGCACATTGGCCTGACGTTCTACGACGAACAGGGTGAACCGATCCATCGCGGCGGACTTCCCGACGTACAACGAATTGACTATTCGCGTCGCATCGACGGTGGGCCGATCGATTGCGGCTTTGACCAATTTTTTGGTACCGCTTGTTGCCCGACAACCGATTGGCTGTACGCGTTCATCGATGGTGATCGAATCCCCACACCGCCGACCGGCCTATTGGATCGATCGACGTTGCCCAAGCATCCCTATGCCAACGACAACCGACGTGGAATGCAGGCGCCGGACTTTGATTTGGAAACGGTTGACTTGGTTTTTCTGGAAAAGAGTCGGCAGTTTCTACACGATCATGTTCGACGCCATCCCGACCAGCCATTCTTCTTGTTGCACAGCACACAAGCGGTTCATCTTCCATCGTTTCCGGCACCCGCGTTTCAAGGTCAAACCGATCCGGGTCCGCACGGTGATTTCATTGCCCAACTGGACCACATCGTCGGCGAATTGACCGACACGTTGGACGAATTGGGCATCGCCGAAAACACGTTGCTGATCTTCACCAGTGACAATGGTCCAGAAGTCCCCACCGTGTTCCACATGCGAAACGATCACCAACACGACGGCGCACGACCTTGGCGTGGCGTCAAGCGGGACAATTGGGAAGGCGGCCATCGCGTGCCGTTCATTGCGACTTGGCCGGGCAGCATTCGCCCAGGGACGACCTCCGATGCCTTGATTTCACTGTGCGACGTGTTTGCAACCGCAGCGAAAACACTTGATGTCGACCTGCCTGATGACGCGGCGGAAGACAGCTACAGCTTGATCCCTGTTTTCCAGGAACGTTTGTCCGGCCCATTGCGTCCGTATCTTTTGCAGCAAGGATTCGGCGGCACTCGCTGGCTGGCAATCCGACAAGGCAAATGGAAGTACTTGGATCATAAAGGATCCGGGGGCAACAACTATGAAAAGCACCGACAATTGAAATTGTTCGCTTTGCCCGATCACGCACCGGATACGCCAGGACAACTGTACGATTTGGAAGCCGACCCAGGCGAAACGTTCAATCTGGTCGAACAACATCCGGACGTCGCCGCAAGACTACGCGATCAACTACATGAATCGGTTCAGTCCGGACGCAGCCGTCCCGCCAAAACAGCGAACAGTTCCGCGCAATGA
- a CDS encoding sulfatase, with protein sequence MRPESKSRCLIVCVLLLGVATLRSTAAAETDSPPLNFVVLLVDDLGFMDIGANNPNCFYETPNIDRFSDSAMRFTNGYAANPVCSPTRFSMMTGRYPTRAQATNFFSGKREGTFRPAPLNDKMPLEEVTIAEVLKPKGYQTFFAGKWHLGPDPNFYPPAQGFDVNMGGYHRGGPYTGKKYFSPFQNPELKPDSPPGDHLPDRLARETAAFIKQNADQPFLAYLAFYSVHTPLMGRPDLVKKYQAKAVEIEGEEFADEEQVFGDRPRKVRILQKHAVYAAMVEAMDQAVGEVLDQIDAAGIADHTVVVLTSDNGGLSTSEGSPTSNLPLRGGKGWVYEGGIREPWIIRYPGVTQPGSVSDEPICSIDLLPTIAAAVDATLPPSIDGINLAPALRGNSLDRDALFWHYPHYSNQGGFPGGAIRMGNYKLIERYEDGRIHLYDLSKDVGEKNDLAENMPDKAEQMRHRLHDWYQDVNAQFLREKNGHRPWVPSE encoded by the coding sequence ATGCGACCTGAATCCAAATCCCGCTGTCTGATTGTCTGTGTCCTATTGCTGGGTGTCGCCACCCTGCGATCCACCGCGGCCGCGGAGACGGACTCGCCACCATTGAATTTTGTCGTCTTACTGGTCGATGACCTCGGCTTCATGGACATCGGCGCGAACAATCCGAATTGCTTCTACGAAACGCCCAACATCGATCGCTTTTCCGATTCCGCGATGCGTTTCACCAACGGCTATGCAGCGAATCCGGTTTGTTCGCCGACGCGGTTCAGTATGATGACGGGGCGTTATCCGACGCGCGCTCAGGCAACCAATTTCTTCTCGGGAAAACGCGAAGGCACGTTTCGCCCGGCACCGTTGAACGACAAGATGCCGCTGGAAGAAGTGACGATCGCGGAAGTGTTGAAGCCCAAGGGATACCAAACCTTCTTTGCCGGCAAATGGCATCTCGGTCCCGATCCGAATTTCTACCCGCCGGCCCAAGGTTTCGATGTAAACATGGGCGGCTATCACCGTGGTGGCCCCTACACAGGCAAGAAGTACTTTTCGCCTTTTCAAAATCCGGAATTGAAACCTGACAGTCCGCCGGGTGACCATTTGCCCGATCGTCTGGCTCGTGAAACCGCTGCCTTTATCAAACAGAACGCGGACCAACCCTTCTTGGCATACTTGGCCTTCTATTCCGTCCATACGCCATTGATGGGACGCCCCGATTTGGTGAAGAAATATCAAGCGAAAGCGGTGGAGATCGAAGGCGAAGAGTTTGCCGATGAAGAACAGGTCTTCGGCGACCGTCCCCGCAAGGTTCGCATCCTGCAAAAGCATGCCGTTTATGCCGCCATGGTCGAAGCCATGGATCAGGCGGTCGGCGAGGTCTTGGACCAGATCGACGCCGCTGGAATCGCCGATCACACCGTCGTCGTTCTGACATCCGACAACGGCGGGTTGTCCACATCGGAAGGTTCGCCCACCAGCAATCTGCCGCTGCGTGGTGGGAAAGGATGGGTCTATGAAGGTGGCATTCGTGAACCGTGGATCATTCGGTACCCCGGTGTGACCCAACCCGGCAGCGTCAGCGACGAACCGATCTGTTCGATTGACTTGCTTCCGACCATTGCCGCCGCAGTAGACGCGACGCTGCCCCCGTCGATTGACGGGATCAACCTGGCTCCCGCCCTTCGCGGAAACTCATTGGATCGCGATGCACTTTTCTGGCACTACCCCCACTACAGCAATCAAGGCGGCTTTCCCGGCGGCGCGATCCGGATGGGCAATTACAAGCTGATCGAACGTTACGAAGACGGTCGTATTCACTTATACGATCTGTCCAAAGACGTGGGTGAAAAAAATGACCTGGCCGAAAACATGCCGGACAAGGCGGAACAGATGCGGCATCGGTTGCACGATTGGTACCAGGACGTGAACGCGCAATTCCTTCGGGAAAAGAACGGCCACCGACCTTGGGTCCCCAGCGAATGA